CTATATAAGCCCTAAAAACccataaaaaaaaccccaaaaaaacttggtaaatttttgtcatctttttttgacaRCTTGTAAAATCTTtgccatcttttttttcgcgcctaacaaaatttgttagcaaaaaaatttttgccATCTTTTTTCCGCGTTTCCATTAGTATGGAACAACACGGGGGGTCCTTGTAGGTTGTGTTGATAGAGCAGGTAGAGCAGGTAGAGATGTGTTCGTATTTTTGTGCGTATTTGTTCATTGTGGGGTGTTTTTGCGCATTGTTGCRCATTTTTTCTGTTGACCACGGATGTCTAACTTCAAGCGAGCACCCGAGCAAAGCGAGAGTCACACAAACAAGTTTAGATTTAGCAATAATTTTCTAGCCAATAGAGGCCACACACACCTCGAGTGAGCAACACTTCTCCACCTGCCGCACCACAACCGTACGGATGCtcacctttttttttttttctttttggggTGCTTGCACCCCCTTTAGTCCGGATGTGTGTGAGAATGARTTGGGTGTGCGGATGTATTGAGTGTGCGGATGCTTTAGATAGTTGATTGACYGTACGGATGTTTAAATTGGGTAGGGTGTTGTTTAATTAGAGATTGGTTTATTTGAGAGAGTTATACTATAGGTTCGAGGAGTTGTTCAAACTCAGAGTAGTTTAAGAGTGAGAAAAGAGTTCCAAACTAGGGGGTGTTGTTCAATTAGAGGGTGGTTTACTTGAGAGCGTTTTAATTTGGGTTCGAGGAGTTGTTGAGGTATAGagtatttcaaaataagaATGTTGTTCCAAATTAGTGGGGTGTTTGTTCAATTAGGTATGAAAGTGGTTCAAATCAGTGAATAAGTTTAATCTTGATGTAGTTGTTCAATCTTAGAGTAGTTCAAATTTGAAGAGAGTTCCAAATTAGTTGTGTTGTTCAATTAGAGAGCTGTTTATTTGAGAGARTTGTAATTTAGGTTCTAGGAGTTGTTCAATCTCAAAGTGGTTGAAATTTGAAGAGAGTTCCAAGTAGATTGTAAAGTTACTTAAGTTTGTCACCCggttaataaattcattgaaattAGTGATACACTGTTTCACAGGTGTAGTTTCCAAGAGARATATTCAATTACTGTGCTCATTTGAKAGTGTGCCgaattggttgaattgGGGTTGTTAAATCTGGTTTAAATAGTTCTGGTACAGTGAGTTGAGAGTTCTAGagatattcaaattgatcacCAGATTAAAgcatttgttgatattgctGSAAATTAGAGCAGTAAGTTAGATcattttgaattggttACAGAACTGCTAGTGTGGGCTAAATCTCTAGATGGTTGACTTGTTGTGGTGATTACAGCAGGGGGTAGTTTTAGAGTGGTTCAGCTTGGTTAGGCATTTGTTAGTGTTAGCTAGATCTTGAGGGATTTTTGAATTCGGAGTTGATAACACGTACAAGTCGTTCTTGTTGGCAGTTAGACTTCCGTAAATTAAACCAGTGGCCCCCCCTTGGTTAGTCTTGGCTGGGRCTACATCTGAAGATGTCCAAWAAATTTTGGGAAAATTCAACACTATCTCTGATGAAGAACCTTCGGGATGRAATTTGATCGACAAATTTCTCTTCACCTGTCGTTACCGCGTTTTTATGTAAGCTTTACTGTCATTTTTATGATCTGATTACTCCTTGAATGACTTTTCCTCTACAACTGTGCTTGATGTCTTATAGACATGGGTTTATCCTCCAATTCAGAGTTTCTGGCCTACAGTTAGTCTTGCCATTCGAGGTGTCTTTCTATACATCTACATACTTCACTACCCCTACTAACCCCCTCTCTTTGTTCGCCCAAGTCACCCAGTTCGGACTATAATGCACCACCTCCTGGTAGGCTGGCACCATATCCCTCCACTTCCATTCGCATACCCAACATGATACTCCTTGTAGATGTAGTTGcccttttcttttgaaaacCCATCGGGTATAGCCTTAAAATTGTTCCCAAACTTGCCTACCACCARCAACCCCAAGACAATATACCGGTTAAACTTGGTAATAAATGGCACMACAGGCAACACCAAAAACTGGGAAAACACCACCACTGTCCAGGTGTTCAGAGGCTAGTGATTCTTGCACAGTCTTGTTAACTCCTTCTAATACTCACCACCCCGAATTGTAAACCAGGCAAATACTGCAACGACCAATCATAGTTATGTTCCACCAAACGTTTCTCAGTATCCCGTTCATCCTCTGTGCCGTACCTCTCTTCTTCCCCACTCAACAACGGCTCATCACCACCTCTAACCCTGGTGAAGGTCTTATACTTGACAACGGGGTGCTCATGTAGCACCAAATTAACTCTGGCTAGGGCAGATATTGGGCGTGGCAAAAAAGTGGTGTACACCGCAGGCTCCTCTGAATCGTCAACAACTCCAAAATCTATCGCATTCGACATAACAATTTGGGACTCACRTTATGCTCCCCCAAGTGTGCCATTAACCCCAGATTATTGCTCTCATAATACCTGGCCAAGTATCTTCTCTCCRTATCTTTGATTCTATCAATCATGGACTTGATCCATCMACGACAACTCCAAAATCTCTTTCTCTGGCTTGTCGGTAAACTATTCCGYAACCACAATGATCAAATTAGCGATGTCTTCCTAGAYCTAACACCACAWACAAATGCATTTGGATTTGGTGGGGGTACTCTATCTGATGACGTATCTTCTTCCAGCATTAGTCTTATCTGATAGATTGCtgtggttttttttttgtcgtGTTGTCGTGTAGTAGTCACACTTCGCAGAAGTGCGTTCTATGAATCTCTTTTTACTCTAACCAATTGTGCGGCCAGCGTAATATAGTTCTAGAGAGTGCTTTGTTCAAATGTAGTGATAATGTCGTTAGTGAATTAGAACACCAATCTCTTAAGTGAGACGCCCTAAGTTCCCCGAACTTAGTCTAAGGTTAATTAATATGGAAAGCTCTTATATTCAAGTATTCACTTAATCACACTCAATTCGCATGAGGTCAAAAGAAACTATTTACCCTATTTCTAGGAATTCCTTcatttatataatatatcTATGAAATATGCGTGTGTGTACCAATTGTACATCTTGCATAATTCATCTCACTAAAACCATATTGgatttcaacaattattaaCACTAAATTACAATTCTCACTTTTCGCTAATAAATTAACATAAATGTAAATTTCTCTCTTGTCGTGCACAAAGTATCCAATCAACCACTTTTGGTAGATAACTTTGTACTCCACGACAGAATTAGTCCTAGTACACGATAGACATTRAYTTTTAATAAGCAAAAAACAGAGTAAATAAAGTTTACGCCCACTAAAAGTGTCTACTGAAACTCGGTCTCTATATCCTAAATACCTTTSttttctcttctttttataCTAATTCCTGACTCTTGATGAGTGCAAATTCYTCACCAATGTTGACCTAATACGYACRACTTATATTAATGGAATCTGAGTATCAGTGAACACTTGATAGTATATTAATCACTATGTGTGCGTATGTAGATATATACTTCCTCAACAGACCGATCCTTCGGAGGTCGTGTCTCCGTCTACACTCTGGGTGTAGATGTCCCTATATATCAAGGTGTTATTTCCCTGACACAAACGTCGCATAAACCAACAAGAATAATTTTATCACACCTTTATTTCCCCCCACCATGCCAGAAAACCTCCAAACAAGAYTACATAACTCACTCGACgagatattgaaatcatcagGATACATATTTGAGRTAATCGACCAAAACAGAAARCAAAGCAATGTGATAACTAGCCCCAACAACGAACTAATCCAAAAATCCATAACCCAACTGCTCAACGGCGAAATCCAAAACTTCCATGCTATTCTAGACCAAACAGTGTCGAAACTCAATGATGCAGAGTGGTGTCTCGGCGTTATggttgaaaagaaaaagaaacttgACGAATTGAAagtcaaagaagaagaggccaaaaagaaggaagaagaGGCCAAAAARAAGGAAGAAGAGGCCAAGAAgtgttttattttacttTTCTGTCAAATTTGCACTACTTTTAATTTGTGTGCAAATATTCTATTTTACTTGATTTTTATatacttttattttacAATACTTTTTTATAGGACTTTTTatatcttttctttatcaactCATCTTTTATACAATATATTCTTACGATTATAACTTTCAATTAAGAAATACAACTTCTTATTAGCATTCTCCTACAAGTTCTTAAGTTCCCAGGAAATTCTTCGAAACTATAATTAAAGACGAAAAGTGTAAAACAAACAGAAGGCAGAGGAGGCCAAGAAGGCAGAGGAGGCCGTCCCACAAAAGTTTGACAACTTTGACGACTTTATTGGCTTTGACATCAACGGCAATACCGACGAAGACATGTTGTCCAACATGGACTACGAGGACCTAAAATTGGACGACAAAGTACCTGCCACCACAGACAACAACTTGGACATTATTGGAATTCGCAGAAGGCTATGTATAGGAGAACACGTGATATTAGGGTAACCACTATAAGTACGTATGTAGATATATACTTCCTCAGTGTTCCTGGATTGACCGGATACAACCAAGGGAAATCCAGCTCCTTATATAGACCACCCGGGTCGTGTACCCATCCACATACTGTATGTGGATATACCATATAGCTCAACAGACATGAACAACATACTTGAAAACGACGAGCTGATACTAGACGGKTTGAACATGACATTGCTCGACAATGGCGACCACGTAAACGAAGAGTTTGATGTAGACAGCTTTTTAAACCAGTTTGGTAATTAGGGGCTCTGTTCTACAAGACATATACAGATAGTACAGgaataagaaaagaaatattttataGTTATATATTTCAAGTGTTTATTCTGTTCAACAAGTTCTAACCGTAGATACACCAAATCACCAAGTCAGACATTACTGAGCTAGCTTAACGGACCAACTAC
The sequence above is a segment of the Candida albicans SC5314 chromosome 3, complete sequence genome. Coding sequences within it:
- a CDS encoding uncharacterized protein (Predicted ORF from Assembly 19; removed from Assembly 20; restored based on transcription data; almost identical to orf19.6113, orf19.4055, orf19.5370), which codes for MSNAIDFGVVDDSEEPAVYTTFLPRPISALARVNLVLHEHPVVKYKTFTRVRGGDEPLLSGEEERYGTEDERDTEKRLVEHNYDWSLQYLPGLQFGVVSIRRS
- the TLO7 gene encoding Tlo7p (Member of a family of telomere-proximal genes of unknown function; may be spliced in vivo; rat catheter biofilm repressed); its protein translation is MPENLQTRLHNSLDEILKSSGYIFEXIDQNRKQSNVITSPNNELIQKSITQSLNGEIQNFHAILDQTVSKLNDAEWCLGVMVEKKKKLDELKVKEEEAKKKEEEAKKKEEEAKKCFILLFCQICTTFNLCANILFYLIFIYFYFTILFYRTFYIFSLSTHLLYNIFLRL